The following coding sequences lie in one Micromonospora sp. R77 genomic window:
- a CDS encoding ABC transporter ATP-binding protein: MTDAVVVEDLRRSYGAVQAVRDVSFTVAHGEIFALLGRNGAGKSTTLEILEGFRTRDGGRAEVLGLDPGDRATARRLRERIGVVLQDIAVEPYLTVRETIARNAGYYPTPRNVDEVVELVDLAGQARRKVRDLSGGQKRRLDLALGIVGNPALLFLDEPTTGFDPNARRGAWQLVRDLRDAGMTIVLTTHYMEEAQELADRVAVMSAGTIVAAGPTASLGGRDAALTRITFALPDGCAVTDLPVPATLADGRVSVESTEPTATLHQLTGWALGRGTVLAGLTVDRPSLEDVYLRLTDQEASTPARDLEGSSR, encoded by the coding sequence ATGACTGACGCGGTGGTGGTGGAGGACCTGCGCCGCAGCTACGGCGCGGTCCAGGCGGTACGCGACGTGAGCTTCACCGTCGCGCACGGCGAGATCTTCGCGCTCCTGGGCCGCAACGGTGCCGGCAAGAGCACCACCCTGGAGATCCTGGAGGGCTTCCGGACCCGGGACGGCGGCCGCGCCGAGGTGCTCGGCCTCGACCCGGGCGACCGGGCCACCGCCCGGCGGCTGCGGGAGCGGATCGGGGTGGTGCTCCAGGACATCGCGGTCGAGCCCTACCTGACGGTCCGCGAGACGATCGCCCGCAACGCCGGCTACTACCCGACGCCCCGGAACGTGGACGAGGTGGTGGAGCTGGTCGACCTCGCCGGGCAGGCGCGGCGGAAGGTCCGCGACCTCTCCGGCGGCCAGAAGCGCCGCCTGGACCTGGCGCTGGGCATCGTCGGCAACCCGGCCCTGCTCTTCCTGGACGAGCCCACCACCGGGTTCGACCCGAACGCCCGGCGCGGCGCGTGGCAGCTCGTCCGCGACCTGCGCGACGCCGGGATGACCATCGTGCTCACCACGCACTACATGGAGGAGGCGCAGGAGCTGGCCGACCGGGTGGCGGTGATGTCGGCCGGCACGATCGTGGCCGCCGGCCCGACGGCCAGCCTCGGCGGACGGGACGCGGCGCTGACCCGGATCACCTTCGCGCTGCCCGACGGGTGCGCGGTGACGGACCTGCCGGTGCCCGCCACGCTGGCCGACGGGCGGGTCAGCGTCGAGTCGACGGAGCCGACCGCGACGCTGCACCAGCTCACCGGCTGGGCGTTGGGGCGCGGCACCGTCCTGGCCGGACTCACCGTCGACCGGCCGAGCCTGGAGGACGTCTATCTGCGCCTCACCGACCAGGAGGCGTCGACGCCCGCCCGAGACCTCGAAGGGAGCAGCCGGTGA
- a CDS encoding YceI family protein, with translation METSPEHTTTIPQLGRYDVDPARSTVRFRTTHLFGLGKVDGTFAVRSGTVEVAEPLSASRVQAEVDAASFNTGSAQRDRTVRSATFLDTDRHPVLTFVSERIDETSITGRLTVKGVTGPVTLTVRESAGTDDGFRVVATTRVDRLEFGVTGSRGMTGRYLDLTVEAVCVRR, from the coding sequence ATGGAAACCAGCCCTGAGCACACCACCACGATCCCCCAGTTGGGACGTTACGACGTCGACCCGGCCCGGTCGACGGTCCGGTTCCGCACCACCCACCTGTTCGGACTGGGGAAGGTGGACGGCACCTTCGCCGTCCGCTCCGGGACGGTGGAGGTCGCCGAGCCGCTCTCCGCGTCGCGGGTGCAGGCGGAGGTCGACGCCGCCAGCTTCAACACCGGCAGCGCCCAGCGGGACCGTACGGTCCGCTCCGCCACCTTCCTCGACACCGACCGCCACCCGGTGCTCACCTTCGTCTCCGAGCGGATCGACGAGACCTCGATCACCGGCCGGTTGACCGTCAAGGGGGTGACCGGGCCGGTGACCCTGACGGTGCGGGAGTCGGCCGGCACGGACGACGGGTTCCGAGTGGTCGCGACCACCCGGGTGGACCGGCTGGAGTTCGGGGTGACCGGATCCCGCGGGATGACCGGACGCTACCTCGACCTGACGGTGGAGGCCGTGTGCGTACGCCGCTGA
- a CDS encoding sensor histidine kinase codes for MTEAPWHHRHRVVIDVALAVVFVLLDTGTTLAGGSWWPERPGPLAWGLLGAQALACSSLVLRRRAPLTVVVVLGLFTLVVTLLISPAHALTPASAGNVWAPFATVVAAYGPPFHSRDRRVAYVALGLLTFVVARPWEPSATIITLAVLRTAVGPLLALYLDARRRLVLALTERAERAERERHLLAEQARDEERARLAGEMHDVVTHRVSLMVLQAGALRMTATDEATRQAAEDLRAAGCQALDELRDLVGILRRAPEEDTTPTADGLATLVAESTAVGVPVELVESGDRSLASPVVGRTAYRIVREALTNVRKHAPGARVTVRLRYEEAHLRIDVHNTPPTGRPSAALVGSGSGLGIVTLRQRIELVHGTLRAGPAPDGGFRLEAVLPAYVPTAESAVGA; via the coding sequence ATGACGGAGGCACCGTGGCACCACCGGCACCGGGTCGTCATCGACGTGGCCCTCGCCGTGGTCTTCGTGCTGCTGGACACCGGCACCACCCTGGCCGGCGGGAGCTGGTGGCCGGAGCGGCCGGGTCCGCTGGCCTGGGGGCTGCTCGGCGCGCAGGCGTTGGCCTGCTCCTCGCTGGTGCTGCGCCGCCGGGCGCCGCTGACCGTGGTCGTCGTGCTCGGCCTGTTCACCCTCGTGGTCACGCTGCTGATCTCGCCGGCGCACGCCCTGACGCCGGCCTCGGCCGGCAACGTGTGGGCGCCCTTCGCGACCGTGGTCGCCGCGTACGGGCCGCCGTTCCACAGCCGGGACCGGCGGGTCGCGTACGTCGCGTTGGGGCTGCTGACCTTCGTCGTCGCCCGGCCGTGGGAGCCGTCGGCCACGATCATCACGCTGGCGGTGCTGCGGACCGCCGTCGGGCCGCTGCTGGCGCTCTATCTCGACGCCCGCCGCCGGCTGGTGCTGGCGCTGACCGAGCGGGCGGAACGGGCCGAACGGGAACGGCACCTCCTCGCCGAGCAGGCCCGCGACGAGGAGCGGGCGCGGTTGGCGGGGGAGATGCACGACGTGGTAACCCACCGGGTGAGCCTGATGGTGCTCCAGGCCGGCGCGCTGCGGATGACCGCGACGGACGAGGCGACCCGGCAGGCCGCCGAGGACCTGCGGGCCGCCGGTTGCCAGGCGCTCGACGAGCTGCGGGACCTGGTGGGCATCCTGCGGCGGGCCCCGGAGGAGGACACCACCCCGACGGCGGACGGGCTCGCCACGCTGGTCGCCGAGTCGACCGCGGTCGGCGTACCGGTCGAGCTGGTGGAGTCCGGTGACCGGTCGCTCGCGTCACCGGTGGTGGGGCGCACGGCGTACCGGATCGTGCGGGAGGCGCTGACCAACGTGCGCAAGCACGCGCCGGGCGCACGGGTGACCGTGCGGCTGCGCTACGAGGAGGCGCACCTGCGGATCGACGTGCACAACACCCCGCCCACCGGCCGGCCCAGCGCGGCCCTGGTCGGGAGCGGTTCCGGCCTGGGCATCGTCACCCTGCGGCAACGCATCGAGCTGGTGCACGGCACGCTGCGCGCCGGGCCCGCGCCGGACGGCGGGTTCCGCCTGGAGGCGGTCCTTCCCGCGTACGTGCCGACGGCCGAATCGGCGGTGGGCGCGTGA
- a CDS encoding response regulator transcription factor, with the protein MIRVLVVDDEPMVCVFLSRILGSADDIEVVDQAHDGAAAVEAVARSRPDLVLMDLRMPGVDGLTAIERINARPDAPPIVVLTTFDADQYVLRALRLGAAGFLVKSTPPESLIGLVRVAADGHTVLSPAAARRLVTASTDSRSARDRARQQISTLTEREVEVLGCLGEGLSNARIAARLHLSEATIKGYVSRVLEKLGCANRTQAGLIAHEAGVGQR; encoded by the coding sequence GTGATCCGGGTGCTGGTCGTCGACGACGAGCCGATGGTCTGCGTCTTCCTCAGCCGGATCCTCGGCTCGGCGGACGACATCGAGGTCGTCGACCAGGCGCACGACGGCGCGGCGGCGGTCGAGGCGGTGGCCCGCAGCCGGCCCGACCTGGTGCTGATGGACCTGCGGATGCCGGGCGTGGACGGGCTGACCGCCATCGAGCGGATCAACGCCCGCCCCGACGCGCCGCCGATCGTCGTGCTGACCACCTTCGACGCCGACCAGTACGTGCTGCGGGCGCTGCGCCTCGGCGCGGCCGGGTTCCTGGTCAAGTCCACCCCGCCGGAGAGCCTGATCGGGCTGGTGCGGGTCGCCGCCGACGGGCACACCGTGCTGTCGCCGGCCGCCGCCCGCCGGCTGGTCACCGCCTCCACCGACAGCCGCTCCGCGCGCGACCGGGCCCGGCAGCAGATCAGCACGCTGACCGAGCGGGAGGTCGAGGTGCTCGGCTGCCTCGGCGAGGGGCTGTCCAACGCGCGGATCGCGGCCCGGCTGCACCTGTCCGAGGCGACCATCAAGGGGTACGTGTCGCGGGTGCTGGAGAAGCTCGGCTGCGCCAACCGGACGCAGGCCGGCCTGATCGCGCACGAGGCGGGCGTCGGGCAGCGCTGA
- a CDS encoding activator-dependent family glycosyltransferase, giving the protein MRVLFATVPEKSHLFCLTPVAWAMRAAGHEVRVASCVEFVDVIARTGMTAVAVGSNDGISAAMSANRETQQWDTVNWSDLSPERPDHRQEVDRAQLGAYGCAMYNEPMFDDLVAFARSWQPDLVVWDPLTYAGPIAAGAVGAAQVRSLCFADVWVKKRQLLRELNAQLPEQERADPLASWLTARAAEYGGTFTEELTTGQLTLDPLPASLAVDTGVPSTPIRFVPYNGPAVVPDWLRHAPERPRVCLSLGASNTERYGGDYVSKADILEALSELDAEVVAALLPAQVAELGSLPGNVRVVESVPLHALLPTCSVLIHHGGFGSYANALVYGVPQLTVTTPVADQLYRGAGLREQGAGLLLESGSAGADDVRRATARLLDEPAFADHAARLRDEVMARPAPSDVVPVLEKLVAERRTAPWPH; this is encoded by the coding sequence GTGCGCGTGCTGTTCGCCACCGTGCCAGAGAAGTCCCACCTGTTCTGCCTGACGCCCGTCGCGTGGGCGATGCGGGCGGCCGGGCACGAGGTCCGGGTGGCCAGTTGCGTCGAGTTCGTCGACGTCATCGCCCGGACCGGGATGACAGCGGTGGCCGTCGGCAGCAACGACGGGATCAGCGCGGCGATGAGCGCCAACCGGGAGACCCAGCAGTGGGACACGGTCAACTGGAGCGACCTGTCCCCGGAGCGGCCCGACCACCGGCAGGAGGTCGACCGCGCGCAGCTCGGCGCGTACGGGTGCGCAATGTACAACGAACCGATGTTCGACGACCTGGTGGCGTTCGCCCGCTCCTGGCAACCGGACCTGGTGGTCTGGGACCCGCTGACCTACGCCGGGCCGATCGCCGCCGGGGCGGTGGGTGCGGCGCAGGTGCGGTCGCTCTGCTTCGCGGACGTGTGGGTGAAGAAGCGCCAACTGCTGCGCGAGCTGAACGCGCAACTGCCGGAGCAGGAGCGGGCGGACCCGCTGGCCTCCTGGCTGACCGCGCGGGCGGCGGAGTACGGCGGTACGTTCACCGAGGAGCTCACCACCGGTCAGCTCACCCTCGACCCGCTGCCGGCGAGCCTCGCCGTCGACACCGGCGTGCCGAGCACGCCGATCCGGTTCGTGCCGTACAACGGTCCCGCCGTGGTGCCGGACTGGCTGCGGCACGCACCGGAGCGACCCCGGGTCTGCCTGAGCCTCGGCGCCTCGAACACCGAGCGGTACGGCGGCGACTACGTCTCCAAGGCCGACATCCTGGAAGCGCTGTCCGAGCTCGACGCCGAGGTGGTCGCCGCGCTGCTACCCGCCCAGGTCGCCGAACTCGGTTCGCTGCCCGGCAACGTCCGGGTGGTGGAGTCGGTGCCGCTGCACGCGCTACTGCCCACCTGCTCGGTGCTGATCCACCACGGTGGCTTCGGCAGCTACGCCAACGCGCTGGTCTACGGCGTACCGCAGCTGACCGTGACCACCCCGGTGGCCGACCAGCTCTATCGCGGCGCCGGCCTGCGGGAGCAGGGCGCCGGGCTGCTGCTGGAGAGTGGCAGCGCCGGCGCGGACGATGTACGGCGGGCCACGGCGCGGCTGCTGGACGAGCCGGCCTTCGCCGACCACGCAGCCCGGCTGCGCGACGAGGTGATGGCCCGCCCGGCCCCGTCCGACGTGGTGCCGGTGCTGGAGAAGCTGGTGGCGGAACGCCGGACGGCGCCCTGGCCGCACTGA
- a CDS encoding NAD(P)-dependent oxidoreductase produces the protein MRAAGPVELGPPTAVVLGAAGFIGRTVCATLHAAGWRVTGLARRSAVPAPWPTRHLDLVAASGGELFATLAELRPTLVVNAAGALWAVTDDELTVGNVTLVGRIVAAVAALPRPARLVHLGSAYEYGDQPGGRTLSEHLEGHPTSRYGQTKLAGTRLVTRAVAQGRVDAVVLRLSLALGPFAPRSGLFGGIAHQLAGQPAELRLPPVAGTRDIVDVRDVADAVCHAAAAPTVPPVVNVGGGVGVRLTDAVDELIRIAGSTATIVRVPPPAVRRHSGTGDLPLDIGLARRALGWSPRRTLTEALQAVWDTVSPPVGVAAGTSGPGDGTGTSTSNLVLDGDTHG, from the coding sequence ATGCGCGCAGCTGGTCCCGTAGAGCTCGGGCCGCCGACCGCGGTGGTGCTCGGTGCGGCTGGCTTCATCGGTCGTACCGTCTGCGCGACGCTGCATGCCGCCGGTTGGCGGGTGACCGGCCTGGCCCGGCGGTCCGCCGTGCCCGCGCCGTGGCCGACCCGGCACCTGGACCTGGTCGCGGCCAGCGGCGGTGAGCTGTTCGCCACGCTCGCCGAGCTGCGGCCGACGCTGGTGGTCAACGCGGCCGGCGCGCTCTGGGCCGTCACCGACGACGAGCTGACCGTGGGCAACGTGACGCTGGTCGGCCGGATCGTGGCGGCGGTCGCCGCGCTGCCCCGACCGGCCCGCCTGGTGCACCTCGGTTCCGCCTACGAGTACGGCGACCAGCCCGGCGGGCGCACCCTCTCGGAGCACCTGGAGGGCCACCCGACCAGCCGGTACGGGCAAACGAAGCTGGCCGGTACCCGGCTGGTCACCCGGGCCGTCGCCCAGGGCCGCGTGGACGCGGTCGTGCTGCGGCTCAGCCTGGCGCTGGGCCCCTTCGCGCCGCGGTCCGGGCTGTTCGGCGGGATCGCCCACCAGCTCGCCGGCCAGCCGGCCGAACTCCGCCTGCCTCCGGTGGCCGGAACCCGGGACATCGTCGACGTCCGGGACGTCGCCGACGCGGTGTGCCACGCGGCGGCGGCGCCGACCGTGCCGCCCGTCGTCAACGTCGGCGGTGGCGTCGGGGTGCGGTTGACCGACGCCGTGGACGAGCTGATCCGCATCGCCGGATCGACCGCCACGATCGTGCGGGTCCCGCCGCCGGCCGTACGACGGCACAGCGGCACCGGCGACCTGCCACTGGACATCGGACTGGCCCGGCGGGCCCTCGGCTGGTCGCCACGCCGCACGCTGACCGAGGCGCTGCAGGCCGTCTGGGACACCGTTTCACCGCCGGTCGGTGTCGCGGCCGGAACGTCCGGCCCGGGCGACGGGACGGGCACATCCACCTCGAACCTCGTACTGGACGGAGATACCCATGGCTGA
- the rfbH gene encoding lipopolysaccharide biosynthesis protein RfbH yields the protein MADAAVRSILEQVRKLHRDQASTEQEFVPGVTPILPSGAVLDEDDRVALVEQALHLRIASGAAALRFERLFARTMGVRKAHLTNSGSSANLLALASLAAPELGDRRLRPGDEVITVAAGFPTTVNPIVQCGMVPVFIDVDLPTYNTTVERIEAALSPRTRAIMMAHTLGNPFPAAEVAELARAHGLFLIEDTCDAVLSTYQGRNAGTFGDFSTVSFYPAHHLTTGEGGCVLTNSLELARIVESMRDWGRDCWCEPGEDNKCLKRYSYQLGDLPHGYDHKYIFSHVGYNLKATDSQAALGLSQLTKLDDFVAARKRNWRRLREGLDGLPGLLLPEPTPGSDPSWFGFVITLTEEAGFSRAELVDFLNARKIGTRLLFAGNLVRHPAYQDQNYRISGELTNSDIVTERTFWIGVYPGITIEMADYMVASIREFVTRHR from the coding sequence ATGGCTGACGCGGCCGTACGCTCGATCCTTGAGCAGGTGCGCAAACTGCACCGTGATCAGGCGTCGACGGAACAGGAGTTCGTACCGGGGGTGACGCCGATCCTGCCGTCCGGCGCGGTGCTCGACGAGGACGACCGGGTGGCGCTGGTGGAGCAGGCCCTGCACCTGCGGATCGCCTCCGGTGCGGCGGCGCTGCGCTTCGAGCGGCTGTTCGCGCGGACGATGGGGGTGCGCAAGGCCCACCTGACCAACTCCGGATCGTCGGCCAATCTGCTGGCGCTGGCCTCGCTGGCCGCCCCCGAGCTGGGGGACCGCCGGCTGCGGCCGGGCGACGAGGTGATCACGGTGGCCGCCGGGTTCCCGACCACGGTGAACCCGATCGTGCAGTGCGGGATGGTGCCGGTCTTCATCGACGTGGACCTACCCACCTACAACACCACAGTGGAGCGGATCGAGGCGGCGCTGTCGCCCCGGACACGGGCCATCATGATGGCGCACACGCTGGGCAACCCGTTCCCGGCGGCCGAGGTGGCGGAGCTGGCCCGCGCGCACGGGCTGTTCCTCATCGAGGACACCTGTGACGCCGTGCTCTCCACCTACCAGGGCCGCAACGCCGGCACCTTCGGCGACTTCTCGACGGTGAGCTTCTATCCGGCGCATCACCTGACCACCGGAGAGGGCGGCTGTGTGCTGACCAACAGCCTGGAGCTGGCCCGGATCGTCGAGTCGATGCGGGACTGGGGGCGGGACTGCTGGTGCGAGCCGGGGGAGGACAACAAGTGCCTGAAGCGCTACTCGTACCAGCTGGGTGACCTGCCGCACGGCTACGACCACAAGTACATCTTCTCCCACGTCGGGTACAACCTGAAGGCCACCGACAGCCAGGCGGCGCTGGGGCTGAGCCAGCTGACCAAGCTGGACGACTTCGTGGCCGCCCGTAAGCGCAACTGGCGGCGGCTGCGCGAGGGCCTCGACGGCCTGCCCGGCCTGCTGCTGCCCGAGCCGACGCCGGGCAGCGACCCGAGCTGGTTCGGGTTCGTCATCACGCTCACCGAGGAGGCCGGCTTCAGCCGCGCCGAACTGGTGGACTTCCTCAACGCCCGTAAGATCGGCACCCGGTTGCTGTTCGCCGGGAACCTGGTGCGGCACCCGGCCTACCAGGACCAGAACTACCGGATCAGCGGTGAGCTGACCAACAGCGACATCGTCACCGAGCGTACCTTCTGGATCGGTGTGTACCCGGGGATCACGATCGAGATGGCCGACTACATGGTCGCCTCGATCCGCGAGTTCGTCACCCGGCACCGCTGA
- a CDS encoding Gfo/Idh/MocA family protein, with the protein MTDRVPIGVGVLGAADIAWRRTVPAIVACDRLRLVAVASRTPEKAGAFADRFGGVAVTGYQRLLARDDVQAVYVALPNALHEEWADAALRAGKHVLVEKSLTVDAAAAVRLADTARTAGLALVENFAFLDHPQHGWVRDRIAEGAIGEVRTVSASFGVPQADPALIRYRRELAGGALRETGCYPVRLAGSLLGPDVEVVGARLRHDPGTGVDISGSALLADSVGVTAQCDFGLAHAYRNTCAVWGSTGRIEVDWAFTPPPGTRPVVRLHRAETVTEHRLPAADQFLRMVDGFAEACADPTRQDRYRDAIVGQASLLGAIVRQADSTPSAVTRAGQPGGDRVPA; encoded by the coding sequence ATGACGGACCGGGTGCCGATCGGCGTCGGTGTGCTCGGCGCCGCCGACATCGCCTGGCGGCGTACCGTGCCGGCGATCGTGGCCTGTGACCGGCTGCGGCTGGTCGCCGTGGCCAGCCGTACGCCGGAGAAGGCCGGCGCGTTCGCCGACCGGTTCGGCGGCGTGGCGGTGACCGGCTACCAGCGGCTGCTGGCGCGCGACGACGTCCAGGCGGTCTACGTGGCGCTGCCGAACGCGCTGCACGAGGAGTGGGCGGACGCCGCGCTGCGCGCCGGCAAGCACGTGCTGGTGGAGAAGTCGCTGACCGTGGACGCCGCTGCCGCCGTACGGCTGGCCGACACGGCCCGGACCGCCGGCCTGGCGCTGGTGGAGAACTTCGCCTTCCTCGACCACCCGCAGCACGGCTGGGTGCGGGACCGGATCGCCGAGGGCGCGATCGGCGAGGTACGGACCGTCAGTGCGTCGTTCGGCGTGCCGCAGGCCGATCCGGCGCTTATCCGCTACCGCCGGGAACTCGCCGGTGGTGCCCTGCGGGAGACCGGCTGCTATCCGGTACGCCTGGCCGGCTCGCTGCTCGGGCCGGACGTCGAGGTGGTCGGCGCGCGGCTGCGCCACGACCCCGGTACCGGGGTCGACATCTCCGGATCCGCGCTGCTGGCCGACTCCGTCGGGGTCACCGCGCAGTGCGACTTCGGCCTCGCGCACGCCTACCGCAACACGTGTGCGGTCTGGGGCAGTACCGGCCGGATCGAGGTGGACTGGGCGTTCACCCCGCCGCCGGGGACCCGCCCGGTGGTCCGGTTGCACCGGGCGGAAACCGTTACCGAGCACCGCCTGCCCGCCGCCGACCAGTTCCTGCGGATGGTGGACGGCTTCGCCGAGGCGTGCGCCGACCCGACCCGACAGGACCGCTACCGCGACGCCATCGTCGGCCAGGCGTCGCTGCTCGGGGCGATCGTCCGGCAGGCCGACTCCACCCCGTCCGCCGTGACCCGGGCGGGACAGCCCGGAGGTGACCGTGTCCCTGCCTGA
- a CDS encoding macrolide family glycosyltransferase: MSLPDPDQDPPPRHVVWLTFPAFSHLKATLAMVEELLRRGHRVSYLVADRLADVARETGARVVPYRSTFPASLSPPPSATTMLVEFLRESFAPLEAALACAEADPPDLVVHDALASDVAVALGRRYGVPTVRTYAGFGTNGQVPLNGTEPEPESEPVDPTDPRLAELVAELTGRVAAAGAADLFDGGPASGDDAALNISFVTRAFQVRGDTFGDDYLFAGPCLRPADLAGEWSPPAGAGPVLLVSLGTTVNQRPDFFRSCARAFAGTPWHVVMTLGRSTDPAELGPLPPNVEAHRWVPHLAVLRHAAAFVCQGGTGSLMEAMYEGVPVVVVPQQSDQYAIARQVVELGVGRSIRPEALDLDTLRAAVEAVAADPDARRRAQQLGRSVRESGGPVAVADRLAQLLADREPPAPPPPAIVPG; the protein is encoded by the coding sequence GTGTCCCTGCCTGACCCCGACCAGGACCCCCCGCCGCGACACGTGGTCTGGTTGACCTTCCCGGCGTTCAGCCATCTCAAGGCGACCCTGGCCATGGTGGAGGAACTCCTGCGGCGCGGCCACCGGGTCAGCTATCTGGTCGCCGACCGGCTCGCCGACGTGGCCCGGGAGACCGGCGCGCGGGTCGTGCCCTACCGGTCGACGTTTCCGGCGTCGCTGTCGCCGCCACCGAGCGCGACCACGATGCTGGTCGAGTTCCTCCGGGAGAGCTTCGCGCCGCTGGAGGCGGCGCTGGCGTGTGCCGAGGCGGACCCGCCCGACCTGGTCGTGCACGACGCACTCGCCTCGGACGTCGCCGTCGCCCTCGGCCGCCGGTACGGGGTGCCGACGGTCCGTACCTACGCCGGGTTCGGCACGAACGGTCAGGTGCCGCTGAACGGCACCGAGCCGGAGCCGGAGTCGGAGCCGGTCGACCCGACCGACCCGAGGCTGGCCGAGCTGGTCGCGGAGCTGACCGGCCGGGTCGCGGCGGCCGGCGCGGCCGACCTCTTCGACGGCGGCCCGGCCAGCGGCGACGACGCGGCGCTGAACATCTCGTTCGTCACCCGGGCGTTCCAGGTCCGGGGGGACACCTTCGGCGACGACTACCTGTTCGCCGGCCCCTGCCTGCGGCCGGCGGACCTCGCCGGTGAGTGGTCGCCGCCGGCCGGCGCCGGGCCGGTGCTGCTGGTCTCGCTCGGCACCACCGTCAACCAGCGCCCCGACTTCTTCCGCAGCTGCGCCCGCGCCTTCGCCGGCACGCCGTGGCACGTGGTGATGACCCTCGGCCGGTCCACCGACCCGGCGGAACTGGGGCCGTTGCCGCCCAACGTGGAGGCGCACCGCTGGGTGCCGCACCTGGCCGTGCTGCGACACGCCGCCGCGTTCGTCTGCCAGGGCGGCACGGGCAGCCTGATGGAGGCGATGTACGAGGGCGTACCCGTCGTGGTGGTGCCCCAGCAGAGCGACCAGTACGCAATCGCCCGGCAGGTCGTCGAGCTGGGGGTGGGCCGGTCGATCCGACCCGAGGCACTCGACCTCGACACGCTGCGGGCCGCCGTCGAGGCGGTCGCCGCAGACCCCGACGCCCGACGTCGGGCGCAGCAGTTGGGCCGGTCGGTACGCGAGTCGGGCGGCCCCGTCGCGGTGGCGGACCGGTTGGCGCAACTGCTGGCCGACCGTGAGCCGCCGGCACCGCCGCCGCCGGCGATCGTGCCCGGCTGA
- a CDS encoding formyltransferase family protein, which produces MTERTRLALVTTHVFGIRAYEGIFSSDAYLDGLVEVPLMIGIPPERGSAAVGYASVADLAREQGAECVLTEDGSLSSLRGLLTDCRPHYLLVVGWSRLIHPDVLAVPRTVHGADPGPADGRYGCIGMHPTKLPTGRGQAPIPWTIIKGLRSTALSVFFLEPEADTGPIIAQYDLPVRQRESAASLFYRMASTHFEAGTELAGHLARRSVPSRVQIAERATRWPKRRPADGRIAHTMRFSEIEGLVRGLLGPYPRAFASIGGTDYPVEGAWLADNSGDAGSTTLELVTADTIRFGCADGVAILKRHR; this is translated from the coding sequence GTGACGGAACGGACCCGGCTGGCGCTCGTCACCACGCACGTCTTCGGGATCCGCGCGTACGAGGGGATCTTCTCCTCCGACGCGTACCTGGACGGACTGGTCGAAGTGCCGCTGATGATCGGCATCCCGCCCGAGCGCGGTTCGGCCGCCGTCGGCTACGCGTCGGTCGCCGACCTGGCCCGCGAGCAGGGCGCCGAGTGCGTCCTGACCGAGGACGGCAGCCTGTCGTCGCTGCGCGGCCTGCTCACCGACTGTCGTCCGCACTACCTGCTCGTGGTGGGCTGGTCCCGGCTCATCCACCCGGACGTCCTGGCGGTGCCGAGGACCGTGCACGGCGCGGATCCCGGGCCGGCGGACGGCCGGTACGGGTGCATCGGCATGCACCCGACGAAGCTGCCGACGGGGCGCGGACAGGCACCGATCCCGTGGACGATCATCAAGGGACTGCGCTCCACCGCGCTGAGCGTGTTCTTCCTGGAGCCCGAGGCGGACACCGGCCCGATCATCGCCCAGTACGACCTGCCGGTCCGCCAGCGGGAGTCGGCCGCGTCGCTGTTCTACCGGATGGCGTCGACGCACTTCGAGGCCGGCACGGAACTGGCCGGGCACCTCGCCCGCCGCTCGGTGCCGTCGCGGGTGCAGATCGCGGAGCGGGCGACGCGGTGGCCGAAACGGCGGCCGGCCGACGGGCGCATCGCGCACACCATGCGCTTCTCGGAGATCGAAGGGCTGGTGCGCGGGCTGCTGGGGCCGTATCCGCGGGCGTTCGCCTCGATCGGCGGAACTGATTATCCGGTCGAAGGCGCGTGGCTCGCCGACAATTCCGGCGACGCCGGCTCAACGACCCTGGAACTGGTCACCGCGGACACCATCCGATTCGGTTGCGCCGACGGTGTCGCCATCCTGAAACGGCACCGGTGA